One part of the Musa acuminata AAA Group cultivar baxijiao chromosome BXJ1-5, Cavendish_Baxijiao_AAA, whole genome shotgun sequence genome encodes these proteins:
- the LOC135674293 gene encoding probable leucine-rich repeat receptor-like protein kinase At1g68400, whose protein sequence is MNLMLLLVALLLKSAMPASGGSFEEEELYHNERNDLIQLRDSLSSAMSLHSNWTGPPCHNHRSRWLGITCFNSNVVGLALHGIQLTGSLPSTALQNVLQLASLNFSDNALHGNLPSLQGLVHLRAVSFAGNRFSGSIPAEFVALPNLARLELQDNVLSGAVPPFDQRTMAVFNVSYNFLEGSIPNTSVMQGFPSTAFDHNTQLCGRPLAKPCPTAPPPPPPPPPPSVSPVPPLGRAGGTFSPPATSSSSKTLRPWILVLVAIVTATIAFMVMFCFLYYSKRYSKKAKQTAHVPEKEAKSSESVTEPKKIVNLMFLDKKKATFDLDDLLSSSAEVIGKGLLGSTYKATLGSGAVVAVKRLKTMHGMSKKEFAHQMQLLGKLRHENLVDIISFHYSKEEKLIIYEYVRGGSLFQLLHDNRGEARVPLKWAARLNIVQGIARGLAYLHQCMPSHRVPHANLKSSNVLILHRSMNYYSKLTDYGFHHLLPSSHSHRLAIGRAPEFSHGKKLALKADVYCFGLVLLEVITGHAAGDGEEDLPGWVKLVVNNDWSTDILDLEIVAEKESHGDMLKLTEIALHCTELEPERRPTMSDVVRRIDEIRGTSSGRR, encoded by the exons ATGAATCTGATGTTGCTGCTGGTAGCTCTGCTGCTGAAGTCGGCCATGCCGGCATCCGGTGGCAGCTTCGAGGAGGAGGAGCTGTACCACAACGAGCGTAACGATCTGATCCAGCTTCGCGACTCGCTGAGCTCCGCCATGAGCCTCCACTCCAACTGGACCGGCCCTCCTTGCCACAACCACCGCAGCCGGTGGCTGGGCATCACATGCTTCAACTCCAACGTCGTCGGCCTCGCTCTCCACGGGATTCAGCTGACGGGCTCCCTTCCATCCACGGCTCTTCAGAACGTGTTGCAGCTCGCCAGCCTTAATTTCAGCGACAACGCCCTTCATGGCAATCTTCCGAGTCTGCAAGGCCTCGTTCATCTTCGCGCTGTGTCCTTCGCCGGAAACCGGTTCTCGGGATCGATTCCCGCGGAGTTCGTCGCCTTGCCGAACCTGGCTCGGCTGGAGCTCCAGGATAATGTTCTCAGTGGAGCAGTTCCGCCATTCGATCAACGCACAATGGCGGTGTTCAACGTGTCTTACAACTTCCTCGAAGGCAGCATTCCCAACACCTCGGTCATGCAGGGATTCCCCAGCACTGCGTTCGATCATAACACGCAGTTGTGTGGACGGCCATTGGCAAagccatgccccaccgctcctcctcctcctcctcctcctcctcctccttcggtcTCCCCTGTTCCCCCCCTCGGACGTGCAGGCGGCACATTTTCTCCTCCTGCCACGTCATCGAGCAGCAAGACATTGAGACCTTGGATTCTTGTTCTGGTCGCCATTGTCACAGCCACGATTGCCTTCATGGTGATGTTTTGCTTCCTGTACTACTCGAAGAGGTATTCTAAGAAGGCCAAACAGACAGCACATGTTCCAG aaaaggaagcaaaaagctcAGAGAGCGTAACAGAGCCAAAGAAAATCGTAAACTTGATGTTCCTGGACAAAAAGAAGGCGACCTTCGACCTCGACGATCTGCTGAGTTCTTCCGCGGAGGTGATAGGGAAGGGGCTGCTGGGGAGCACCTACAAGGCGACGCTCGGGTCGGGTGCAGTCGTCGCCGTGAAGAGGCTCAAAACCATGCATGGGATGAGCAAGAAGGAGTTTGCTCATCAGATGCAGCTGCTTGGGAAGCTGAGGCATGAGAACCTCGTGGATATCATCTCCTTCCATTACTCCAAGGAGGAGAAGCTTATTATCTATGAGTACGTCCGTGGTGGAAGCTTGTTTCAGCTTCTTCATG ATAACAGAGGTGAAGCAAGGGTGCCTTTGAAATGGGCTGCGCGCCTAAACATAGTGCAGGGAATAGCGAGAGGTTTAGCTTACCTCCACCAGTGCATGCCGTCTCACAGAGTTCCTCATGCAAACCTGAAGTCCTCCAATGTCCTCATCCTCCATAGAAGCATGAACTACTACTCCAAGCTCACGGATTACGGCTTCCACCATCTCCTACCTTCAAGTCACAGCCACAGGTTGGCCATTGGGAGGGCACCAGAGTTCTCTCATGGTAAGAAGCTCGCTCTCAAGGCCGACGTCTATTGCTTCGGTCTAGTACTTCTGGAGGTCATTACCGGGCATGCCGCGGGCGATGGGGAAGAAGATTTGCCGGGGTGGGTGAAGCTGGTTGTCAACAACGATTGGTCGACCGACATCCTCGACCTGGAGATAGTGGCTGAGAAGGAGAGCCATGGAGATATGCTGAAGCTGACGGAAATTGCTCTGCATTGCACGGAGTTGGAACCGGAGAGGCGGCCGACGATGAGCGATGTGGTCAGGAGAATTGACGAGATCAGAGGAACCAGCAGTGGGAGAAGATGA
- the LOC135674294 gene encoding mitochondrial intermembrane space import and assembly protein 40 homolog: MGQTQSDAAAAAAEAASKMEQPPPSIEPPPSPAASSMEALVAEAMATGDNDSEESLEEKAQRALKCPCVADLRKGPCGVQFSEAFVCFIKSTAEEKGSDCVNPFVALQNCIKANPDAFTKDILDEEKEPEEEKVQDYKIIPPSWSREPRPKN, encoded by the exons ATGGGCCAGACTCAGAGCGATGCCGCGGCCGCCGCTGCCGAAGCTGCGAGCAAGATGGAGCAGCCACCGCCGTCGATCGAACCCCCTCCATCTCCGGCCGCTTCTTCCATGGAAGCTCTGGTCGCAG AAGCAATGGCAACTGGAGACAATGACAGTGAAGAG TCACTGGAAGAGAAGGCACAAAGAGCATTGAAATGTCCATGTGTTGCTGACTTGAGAAAGGGTCCCTGTGGGGTTCAGTTTTCAGAGGCATTCGTCTGTTTCATTAAGAGCACTGCAGAAGAGAAG GGATCAGACTGTGTGAATCCTTTTGTCGCCTTGCAGAACTGCATTAAGGCAAACCCTGATGCATTTACCAAGGATATTTTGGATGAAGAGAAGGAACCTGAAGAGGAGAAAGTTCAAGACTACAAGATTATACCTCCATCATGGTCCAGAGAACCGAGACCAAAGAACTGA